One genomic region from Thermoleptolyngbya sichuanensis A183 encodes:
- the ahcY gene encoding adenosylhomocysteinase, which translates to MTTTTQVKHEVKDLSLASLGKQRIEWAGREMPVLRQIQDRFVAEKPLAGIRLVACCHVTTETAHLAIALKNAGADALLIASNPLSTQDDVAASLVADYGIPVFAIKGEDNATYHRHVQTALDHRPNLIIDDGSDVVATLIQERQDQIADLIGTTEETTTGIVRLQAMLRDGVLTFPAMNVNDADTKHFFDNRYGTGQSTLDGIIRATNILLAGKTVVVAGYGWCGKGTALRARGMGANVIVTEIDPIKALEAVMDGFRVVPMAIAAPQGDLFITVTGNKHVIRGEHFDRMKDGAIVCNSGHFDIEIDLVALKERAAEVKTVRPFTEEYKLASGKSVVVLGEGRLVNLAAAEGHPSAVMDMSFANQALACEYLVKNKGKLSPGLHSIPQEIDAEIARLKLQAMGIAIDALTPEQIEYINSWTSGT; encoded by the coding sequence ATGACCACGACAACTCAGGTAAAACACGAAGTCAAAGATCTGTCCCTGGCAAGCCTGGGGAAACAGCGCATTGAGTGGGCCGGACGGGAAATGCCCGTGCTGCGCCAGATTCAAGACCGCTTTGTTGCTGAAAAGCCGCTGGCAGGAATTCGTCTCGTCGCCTGCTGCCACGTCACCACGGAAACAGCTCATCTGGCGATCGCCCTCAAAAATGCCGGAGCCGATGCCCTGCTCATTGCCAGCAACCCCCTGTCTACGCAGGACGACGTGGCCGCTAGCCTGGTAGCCGACTACGGCATCCCCGTCTTTGCCATCAAGGGCGAAGACAACGCCACCTACCATCGCCATGTGCAGACCGCGCTGGATCACCGCCCTAACCTGATCATCGACGATGGCAGCGATGTAGTGGCCACGCTGATTCAGGAGCGTCAGGATCAAATCGCTGACCTGATCGGCACCACGGAAGAAACCACAACGGGCATCGTCCGCCTGCAAGCGATGCTGCGGGATGGCGTGCTGACCTTCCCTGCGATGAACGTCAACGATGCCGACACCAAGCATTTCTTTGATAACCGCTACGGCACAGGCCAATCCACGCTGGATGGCATCATCCGCGCCACAAACATCCTGCTGGCAGGCAAAACGGTCGTTGTGGCAGGCTACGGCTGGTGCGGCAAGGGCACGGCGCTGCGGGCACGGGGCATGGGCGCAAACGTGATCGTCACCGAAATTGACCCCATTAAGGCGCTAGAGGCCGTGATGGATGGCTTCCGGGTGGTGCCAATGGCGATCGCCGCTCCCCAGGGTGATCTATTCATCACCGTCACGGGCAACAAGCACGTCATTCGTGGAGAACACTTCGACCGCATGAAGGACGGGGCGATCGTCTGCAACTCTGGTCACTTCGACATTGAGATTGATCTAGTCGCCCTGAAGGAACGCGCCGCCGAAGTGAAAACTGTCCGCCCCTTCACCGAAGAATACAAGCTTGCCAGCGGTAAATCGGTCGTCGTACTGGGCGAAGGTCGCCTGGTCAACCTGGCCGCTGCCGAAGGTCACCCCAGCGCCGTGATGGATATGAGCTTTGCCAACCAGGCCCTCGCCTGCGAATACCTGGTGAAAAACAAGGGCAAGCTTTCGCCCGGATTGCACTCGATTCCTCAGGAAATTGATGCAGAGATCGCCCGCCTGAAGCTGCAAGCAATGGGCATTGCCATCGACGCGCTCACCCCTGAGCAGATTGAGTACATTAACTCCTGGACCTCCGGCACTTAG
- a CDS encoding homogentisate phytyltransferase yields the protein MDDRSPKSASTASTALYAFWKFSRPHTIIGTTLSVAGIFAIARSQVAQPFSASWEAVAIREAIPIGIALFACLCGNVYIVGLNQLEDVDIDRVNKPHLPLASGEFSRQQGWAIVAICGLLALMLAAGGGPWLLATVGLSLLIGTAYSLPPIRLKRFPVWASLCIFTVRGAIVNLGLFLHFSSVLGLPSGIPAEVWALTLFILGFTGAIALCKDIPDLEGDRRYHIRTFALSLGKRPVFRIVLGLISACYGGIIVAAPALSRASTGWLIATHGLALAALWWQQRQVNLDDRRAIAQFYQFIWKLFFLEYLIFPIALWLSKP from the coding sequence ATGGATGATCGTTCGCCTAAGTCAGCTTCTACTGCATCTACTGCGCTCTACGCTTTTTGGAAATTTTCTCGACCCCATACGATTATCGGGACAACGCTCAGCGTGGCAGGAATTTTTGCGATCGCCCGCTCTCAGGTTGCCCAACCGTTCAGTGCCTCGTGGGAAGCCGTGGCGATTCGCGAAGCGATCCCTATAGGAATTGCCCTCTTCGCCTGTCTCTGCGGTAATGTCTACATCGTCGGGCTAAACCAGCTTGAGGATGTGGATATTGACCGGGTCAACAAGCCACACCTGCCGCTGGCATCGGGCGAGTTTTCGCGGCAGCAGGGCTGGGCAATCGTGGCAATTTGTGGGCTGCTGGCGTTGATGCTGGCGGCAGGGGGTGGGCCCTGGCTGCTGGCGACGGTCGGACTCAGCCTGCTGATTGGCACAGCCTACTCATTGCCGCCCATCCGTCTGAAGCGGTTTCCTGTGTGGGCCTCGCTGTGTATCTTCACGGTGCGCGGCGCAATTGTAAACCTGGGGCTGTTTCTGCACTTTAGCAGCGTGCTGGGGCTGCCCAGCGGCATCCCGGCAGAAGTTTGGGCACTGACGCTGTTCATTCTGGGCTTCACGGGGGCGATCGCCCTCTGCAAAGACATTCCCGACCTAGAGGGCGATCGCCGCTACCACATCCGCACCTTTGCCCTCAGTCTGGGCAAGCGCCCCGTGTTTCGCATCGTGCTGGGACTGATCAGCGCTTGCTATGGGGGCATCATTGTGGCTGCACCTGCTCTGTCTCGCGCCTCTACGGGCTGGCTGATAGCGACGCACGGACTGGCGCTGGCGGCCCTCTGGTGGCAACAGCGACAGGTCAATCTAGACGACCGCAGGGCGATCGCCCAGTTCTATCAGTTCATCTGGAAGCTGTTTTTCCTGGAGTATCTGATCTTTCCCATAGCCCTCTGGCTCAGCAAGCCCTAG
- a CDS encoding hydroxymethylglutaryl-CoA reductase, whose protein sequence is MSTYAQHAGQHLAQLLQSRTVPQLEQALQPKPQEPPPQFPGGSRITPAAVDRRWKALGAAENLQAALLDPQTAEQMQAYRNNIENFIGTVKVPVGIAGPLRVNGLFAQGDYYVPLATTEAALVASYSRGAHLLTAAGGCTTLLLNEGLGRAPGFAFANLVDAGKFVMWAIAQQDTFRQVAEATTRHGKLIDLRVTVEGNHVYLDFQFTTGDASGQNMVTIATQAICDYIQQHAPIQPQYAFVEANLSGDKKASAQSFLSVRGKKVTAEATLPADLVAKCLHATPAQMVDYWRMSALAGTLTGTIGVQGHYANGLAALYLACGQDVACVAESAVGVTRFEVTPDGSLYAAVTLPNLVVGTVGGGTGLPSQQACLTLLGLAGSGHARAFAEVCAGLLLAGELSIIGALTSGEFTRAHERRARRKGSGEGERA, encoded by the coding sequence ATGTCTACCTACGCCCAGCACGCCGGCCAGCACCTCGCGCAACTGCTCCAGTCGCGCACCGTTCCTCAGCTTGAGCAAGCCCTCCAGCCCAAGCCCCAGGAGCCGCCGCCCCAGTTTCCTGGCGGGTCGCGGATTACGCCTGCTGCCGTCGATCGCCGCTGGAAGGCCCTGGGCGCAGCAGAGAATCTGCAAGCTGCCCTGCTCGATCCGCAAACAGCTGAGCAGATGCAGGCTTACCGCAACAACATTGAGAACTTCATCGGCACGGTCAAGGTTCCTGTCGGTATTGCCGGGCCGCTGCGGGTGAATGGCCTGTTTGCCCAGGGCGATTACTACGTGCCCCTGGCAACGACGGAAGCGGCGCTGGTTGCCTCCTATAGCCGGGGGGCACACCTGCTAACGGCGGCAGGCGGCTGCACTACACTGCTGCTCAATGAGGGTCTGGGTCGCGCTCCGGGCTTTGCCTTTGCCAATTTGGTCGATGCAGGCAAGTTTGTCATGTGGGCGATCGCCCAGCAAGACACCTTCCGCCAAGTCGCCGAAGCCACCACGCGCCACGGCAAGCTGATCGACCTGCGGGTAACCGTCGAGGGCAACCACGTCTACCTCGACTTCCAGTTCACCACGGGCGATGCCTCCGGGCAAAACATGGTCACCATCGCCACCCAGGCCATTTGTGACTACATTCAGCAGCACGCGCCAATCCAGCCGCAGTATGCCTTCGTAGAAGCCAACCTGTCGGGCGACAAGAAAGCCAGCGCCCAGTCGTTTCTGTCGGTGCGCGGCAAGAAAGTCACCGCTGAGGCCACACTGCCCGCCGATCTGGTCGCAAAATGCCTGCACGCCACGCCCGCCCAAATGGTGGACTATTGGCGGATGTCGGCCCTGGCAGGCACGCTGACGGGCACTATCGGCGTGCAGGGGCACTACGCCAACGGCCTCGCCGCCCTCTATCTCGCCTGCGGCCAGGATGTCGCCTGCGTCGCCGAGTCTGCTGTGGGTGTCACCCGGTTTGAAGTCACACCCGATGGTTCCCTCTATGCCGCTGTGACCCTGCCGAATCTCGTGGTGGGCACGGTCGGCGGCGGCACGGGACTGCCTAGCCAGCAGGCGTGTCTAACCCTGCTAGGACTGGCTGGTAGTGGTCACGCCCGCGCCTTTGCCGAAGTTTGCGCCGGACTGCTGCTGGCGGGCGAACTTTCGATCATCGGCGCGCTGACCTCCGGTGAGTTTACCCGCGCCCATGAGCGGCGGGCCCGACGAAAGGGGAGCGGAGAGGGAGAGCGAGCATGA
- a CDS encoding secondary thiamine-phosphate synthase enzyme YjbQ, producing the protein MQHQQILRISTQGKTLQKVTAQVAQVVAESGIRTGLCNLFLRHTSASLIIQENADPDVLRDLETFLSKLVPEGYQYIHSAEGPDDMPAHIRTVLTHTSEQIPVGNGRLLLGTWQSIYIWEHRRHSHTRELVVHVWGE; encoded by the coding sequence ATGCAGCACCAGCAAATTCTCCGCATCTCCACCCAAGGCAAAACGCTGCAAAAAGTCACGGCTCAGGTGGCGCAGGTCGTCGCCGAGTCGGGCATTCGCACCGGACTATGCAATCTGTTCCTGCGCCACACTTCTGCCAGCCTAATCATTCAGGAAAATGCTGATCCAGACGTGTTGCGGGATCTAGAAACCTTTCTGTCAAAACTGGTTCCCGAAGGCTATCAATACATTCACAGCGCCGAAGGGCCGGACGACATGCCCGCCCACATCCGCACCGTGCTAACCCATACCTCCGAACAAATCCCTGTAGGTAACGGTCGGCTCTTGTTGGGAACCTGGCAGAGCATCTACATCTGGGAACACCGCCGCCACAGTCATACGCGGGAGTTGGTAGTGCATGTCTGGGGAGAGTGA
- a CDS encoding FAD-dependent oxidoreductase — MLEASDRVGQRIYTYRFNNSTHRELGAMRVGQPDRSRTTRPYLWVKSALICGATLRRYYDLRFAGAGRIV; from the coding sequence GTGCTAGAGGCGAGCGATCGCGTCGGCCAGCGAATCTACACTTACAGATTCAACAACAGTACGCACAGGGAACTGGGCGCAATGCGGGTGGGGCAGCCTGACCGAAGCAGAACAACTCGACCTTATTTATGGGTAAAATCAGCACTGATCTGCGGCGCTACTCTGCGGCGCTACTACGATTTACGATTCGCTGGCGCTGGGCGAATTGTGTAG
- the ribD gene encoding bifunctional diaminohydroxyphosphoribosylaminopyrimidine deaminase/5-amino-6-(5-phosphoribosylamino)uracil reductase RibD, with product MALNRDEGDCPMMRRCLELAQRARGQTAPNPMVGAVVVKDGQIVGEGFHPQAGQPHAEVFALREAGDRAAGATVYVNLEPCSHFGRTPPCADALIAAGVARVVVGMVDPNPQVAGRGLEKLRAAGIAVTVGVEEAACQALNEPFVYRMTHQKPLGILKYAMTLDGKIATTTGHSAWVTSPASRQLVHDLRAGCDAVVVGGNTVRRDNPLLTSHGQGHNPLRVVMSRHLDLPADAKLWQTDETPTVVFTETGANPDVQQHLQKLGVEVVEQAELTPAAVMANLYTRGAMAVLWECGGTLAARAIADGSIQKVLAFIAPKIIGGAAAPSPVGDLGLTLMTEAIALERVQWRAIGPDLLIEGYLQR from the coding sequence ATGGCATTGAATCGGGACGAGGGCGATTGCCCGATGATGCGTCGCTGTTTGGAGCTAGCCCAGCGGGCCCGTGGCCAGACGGCTCCAAACCCGATGGTGGGCGCGGTGGTGGTCAAAGACGGGCAAATCGTGGGCGAAGGCTTTCACCCGCAGGCGGGGCAGCCCCACGCCGAAGTATTCGCGCTGCGAGAAGCGGGCGATCGCGCTGCGGGTGCAACGGTTTACGTCAACCTGGAGCCGTGTAGCCACTTTGGCCGCACGCCGCCCTGTGCCGATGCGCTGATTGCGGCGGGAGTGGCGCGGGTGGTGGTGGGCATGGTCGATCCCAATCCGCAGGTGGCGGGGCGCGGGCTAGAAAAGCTGCGGGCTGCGGGCATTGCCGTCACGGTGGGCGTAGAGGAAGCGGCTTGTCAGGCGCTCAACGAACCCTTTGTCTACCGCATGACGCACCAAAAGCCCCTGGGCATTTTGAAATATGCCATGACGCTGGATGGCAAAATCGCCACGACGACGGGCCATAGCGCGTGGGTCACATCGCCCGCCTCGCGCCAGTTGGTTCACGACCTGCGGGCCGGATGCGATGCCGTGGTCGTAGGCGGCAACACGGTGCGCCGCGACAACCCGCTGCTGACCAGCCACGGACAGGGCCACAATCCGCTGCGGGTGGTGATGAGCCGCCATCTCGATTTGCCCGCCGACGCAAAGCTCTGGCAGACCGACGAAACGCCCACCGTCGTTTTCACCGAAACGGGCGCAAATCCCGACGTTCAGCAGCACTTGCAAAAACTTGGCGTGGAGGTGGTAGAGCAAGCGGAGTTAACGCCCGCAGCGGTCATGGCAAATCTCTACACGCGCGGCGCAATGGCTGTGCTGTGGGAATGCGGCGGCACGCTGGCGGCAAGGGCGATCGCCGATGGGTCTATCCAAAAAGTCCTCGCCTTTATCGCACCCAAAATCATTGGTGGCGCAGCGGCTCCGTCTCCCGTCGGCGATCTGGGTTTGACCCTGATGACCGAGGCGATCGCCCTGGAGCGCGTCCAGTGGCGGGCGATCGGGCCAGACCTGCTGATCGAGGGCTATTTGCAGCGTTAA
- the cofG gene encoding 7,8-didemethyl-8-hydroxy-5-deazariboflavin synthase subunit CofG: MRRVTYSPSYTLVPTYECFNRCTYCNFRAEPGTDRWLSLEQAEFRLRSLPSGSVIEALVLSGEVHPKSHRRTAWFRRIYDLCDLALRLGFLPHTNAGPLSYEELAQLKRVNASMGLMLEQVTPALMQTVHRHAPSKQPEVRLQQLEWAGELRIPFTTGLLLGIGETAADWVDTLTAIARLHRRYGHIQEVILQPHSPGSSQTEIGEPFAPERLTETVAIARQILPADIALQIPPNLVSPQTLLDCLAAGATDLGGISPIDEVNPDYAHPQADALAAQIRPGGWRLVPRLPVYPQYDDWLYSAIRERVQGFREWISETGQLEPESGEHDADR, from the coding sequence ATGCGCCGCGTCACCTATAGCCCGTCCTACACGCTCGTTCCGACCTACGAATGCTTTAATCGCTGCACCTACTGCAACTTTCGCGCCGAGCCGGGAACCGATCGGTGGCTGTCGCTGGAACAGGCAGAATTCAGGCTGCGATCGCTCCCCAGTGGCTCCGTCATCGAAGCGCTGGTGCTGAGCGGCGAGGTGCATCCCAAAAGTCATCGCCGGACTGCCTGGTTTCGGCGAATTTATGACCTGTGCGACCTGGCGCTGCGGCTGGGCTTTTTGCCGCACACCAACGCTGGCCCGCTGAGCTATGAGGAACTGGCGCAGTTGAAGCGGGTGAACGCCTCGATGGGGCTAATGCTGGAGCAGGTCACGCCCGCCCTGATGCAGACCGTCCATCGCCATGCACCCAGCAAGCAGCCAGAAGTCCGCTTGCAACAGCTTGAGTGGGCGGGAGAACTGCGGATTCCCTTTACCACGGGGCTGCTGCTGGGGATTGGCGAAACGGCGGCCGACTGGGTAGACACGTTGACGGCGATCGCCCGCCTCCATCGCCGCTATGGGCATATTCAGGAGGTGATCTTGCAGCCCCACAGCCCCGGTTCCTCGCAGACCGAAATCGGCGAACCCTTTGCGCCGGAACGGTTGACAGAGACCGTGGCGATCGCCCGCCAGATCCTCCCTGCTGACATCGCCCTCCAAATTCCCCCCAATCTTGTGTCGCCCCAAACCCTGCTGGACTGCCTCGCCGCCGGAGCCACCGACCTCGGCGGCATCAGCCCCATTGATGAAGTGAATCCTGACTACGCCCATCCGCAAGCCGATGCATTAGCCGCACAGATTCGGCCCGGAGGCTGGCGACTCGTACCCCGCTTGCCCGTGTATCCGCAATACGACGACTGGCTGTATTCAGCGATTCGAGAACGGGTGCAGGGCTTCAGGGAGTGGATTTCAGAAACCGGGCAGCTTGAGCCGGAATCCGGAGAGCATGACGCTGACCGTTAA
- a CDS encoding metallophosphoesterase has translation MHPLLTGPLTLESVTVRIADLPPSCDGLRIAQLSDFHYDGLGLSDELLEEAIALVNRLQPDLVALTGDFVTHDPSPIEPLSKHLKVLHSRLGRFAVLGNHDSYRLGAADYITRTLTAAGIEVLRNQIAYPLGDALPLVGLADFWSKAFSPKVLESLPSDRPRLVLSHNPDSAAELANYRVDLQLSGHTHGGQIVIPGVQSPQQLYFDLCAKLPCAVRRWLPFGNSACARVVRHWAWAQGLHSVGRNQLYVNRGLGTYLPGRFLCPPEVTLLTLRPF, from the coding sequence ATGCACCCCCTGCTCACGGGCCCACTCACCCTCGAAAGCGTCACCGTTCGCATCGCCGACCTGCCGCCCTCCTGCGACGGGCTACGAATTGCCCAGCTTTCCGACTTTCACTACGACGGGCTGGGCCTGTCGGATGAATTGCTAGAAGAGGCGATCGCCCTTGTGAACCGCCTCCAGCCAGACCTAGTGGCGCTGACGGGCGATTTTGTCACCCACGACCCCAGCCCCATCGAGCCGCTATCCAAACATCTCAAGGTGCTGCACAGCCGACTAGGACGCTTTGCGGTGCTGGGAAATCACGATTCCTATCGGCTCGGCGCGGCGGATTATATTACTCGCACGCTCACTGCGGCCGGCATCGAGGTGCTGCGAAACCAGATTGCCTATCCGCTGGGGGATGCCCTGCCGCTGGTGGGGCTGGCGGATTTTTGGTCGAAGGCGTTTTCACCCAAGGTGCTGGAATCGCTGCCGTCCGACAGGCCGCGCCTGGTGCTGTCGCACAATCCCGACAGTGCAGCAGAGTTGGCCAACTATCGCGTAGACTTGCAGCTTTCGGGCCACACCCACGGCGGGCAGATCGTGATTCCTGGCGTGCAATCGCCCCAGCAGTTGTATTTTGACCTCTGCGCCAAGCTGCCCTGCGCTGTTCGCCGCTGGCTGCCCTTTGGCAATAGCGCCTGTGCCCGCGTCGTCCGCCATTGGGCCTGGGCCCAGGGATTGCATTCGGTCGGACGCAATCAGCTTTATGTGAATCGAGGTCTGGGCACTTACTTACCCGGTCGCTTTCTCTGCCCGCCAGAGGTGACGCTGCTCACCCTCCGCCCGTTTTGA
- a CDS encoding peroxiredoxin produces MALSVGAHAPGFTVKDTNGNTVSLADYAGKTVVLYFYPKDDTPGCTKEACSFRDSYSAYQGKDIVVLGVSRDDEASHQAFTQKFNLPFPLLADVDGILTSAYDVDGGGYSKRVTYVIDGEGKIAKVYDSVKTETHATDILADLGL; encoded by the coding sequence ATGGCTCTTTCTGTTGGCGCTCACGCCCCCGGCTTCACGGTCAAAGATACGAACGGCAACACGGTGTCTCTGGCAGACTATGCAGGCAAGACCGTCGTGCTGTATTTCTACCCCAAGGACGACACCCCCGGCTGCACCAAGGAGGCGTGCAGCTTCCGTGACTCCTATAGCGCCTACCAGGGCAAAGATATCGTGGTGCTTGGCGTGAGCCGCGATGACGAAGCCTCGCACCAGGCCTTTACGCAAAAGTTCAACCTGCCCTTCCCGCTGCTGGCAGACGTGGACGGCATCTTGACCAGCGCCTACGATGTAGACGGCGGCGGCTATTCCAAGCGCGTGACCTATGTGATCGACGGTGAAGGTAAGATTGCCAAGGTGTACGATTCGGTAAAGACCGAAACCCACGCAACGGATATCCTCGCAGATTTGGGACTGTAA
- a CDS encoding SufS family cysteine desulfurase has product MTLAQERTLATKVRADFPILQQDIHGKPLVYFDNAATSQKPLAVLNALEDYYKRYNSNVHRGVHTLSGLATDAYEGARDKVQRFVNAAQREEIIYTRNASEAINLVAYAWGMNTLQPGDEIILTVMEHHSNLIPWQLVAQKTGAVLKFVRLTETEEFDFEHYQSLLSDKTRLVSVVHVSNTLGCINPVTDITAAAHRVGAKVLIDACQSVPHTPIDVQAMDCDWLVASGHKMCAPTGIGFLYGKKEVLRAMPPFLGGGEMIADVFLDHATYADIPHKFEAGTPAIAEAIALGAAVDYLSAIGMDKIHAYEADLTAYLFQRLAELPEVRTYGPQPDVRGEGHAALAAFTTGAVHPHDLSTILDQAGIAIRAGHHCTQPLHREVKAQSTARASLYFYNTKEEIDTFIASLKEAIEFFGSVFG; this is encoded by the coding sequence ATGACCCTCGCCCAAGAACGCACCCTTGCTACCAAAGTCCGCGCCGACTTCCCCATCCTGCAACAGGACATTCACGGGAAGCCGCTGGTTTACTTTGACAACGCCGCCACGTCGCAAAAGCCGCTGGCGGTGCTGAATGCGCTGGAGGACTATTACAAACGCTATAACTCCAACGTGCATCGCGGCGTGCATACCCTCAGCGGGCTGGCCACCGATGCCTACGAGGGGGCGCGAGATAAGGTGCAGCGGTTTGTGAACGCCGCCCAACGCGAAGAAATCATTTACACGCGCAATGCCAGCGAAGCCATCAACCTCGTTGCCTACGCTTGGGGCATGAACACGCTGCAACCGGGGGACGAAATCATCCTGACGGTGATGGAACACCACAGCAACCTGATTCCCTGGCAACTGGTGGCGCAAAAGACCGGGGCAGTGCTGAAGTTTGTGCGGCTGACGGAGACGGAGGAGTTTGACTTCGAGCATTACCAATCGCTGCTGTCGGACAAAACCAGGCTAGTGTCGGTGGTGCATGTGTCTAACACGCTGGGCTGCATCAACCCTGTGACGGACATCACCGCCGCTGCCCATCGGGTCGGCGCGAAGGTGCTGATCGATGCCTGCCAGAGCGTTCCCCACACGCCGATTGACGTGCAGGCGATGGATTGCGACTGGCTGGTGGCTTCGGGCCACAAGATGTGTGCGCCTACGGGCATTGGTTTCCTCTACGGCAAGAAGGAGGTGCTGCGGGCAATGCCGCCGTTTTTGGGGGGCGGCGAGATGATTGCCGATGTGTTCCTCGACCACGCCACCTATGCTGACATTCCCCACAAATTTGAGGCGGGAACGCCGGCCATTGCAGAGGCGATCGCCCTCGGTGCGGCCGTCGATTACCTAAGCGCCATCGGCATGGACAAAATTCACGCCTACGAAGCCGACCTCACCGCCTACCTGTTCCAGCGGCTGGCGGAACTGCCCGAAGTCCGCACCTACGGCCCCCAGCCCGATGTCCGTGGTGAAGGCCACGCTGCCCTGGCCGCCTTTACTACGGGCGCGGTGCATCCCCACGACCTGTCCACCATTCTTGACCAGGCAGGCATCGCCATCCGCGCCGGACACCACTGCACCCAGCCGCTGCACCGTGAGGTCAAAGCCCAATCCACTGCCCGCGCCAGCCTTTACTTTTACAACACCAAGGAAGAAATCGACACCTTCATTGCGTCGCTGAAGGAGGCGATCGAGTTTTTTGGCAGTGTGTTTGGATAA